A single region of the Drosophila takahashii strain IR98-3 E-12201 chromosome 2R, DtakHiC1v2, whole genome shotgun sequence genome encodes:
- the Pcf11 gene encoding pre-mRNA cleavage complex 2 protein Pcf11 isoform X4 encodes MDQLFQSCRDDERRIGEEYLSSLQDLNCNSKPLINMLTMLAEENINYAHIIVKVVEYYISQVPPEFKLPILYLIDSIVKNVKSSYVQLFGQCIVNIFLHAFESVQHSQSQLLEKVRERMYALRQTWNEVFPPSKMYALDVKVKQLDNNWPITAKQPAKKIHVNPAIHVNPDFLKPGMVPVMPVNPTLPSDMEEILQAKTRELLELKKRKLELELEQTKKHLEEQERQLNQATDAMAVGSGAMPAPHAAAIRPPIMDPGLAMRNQRAPGNAGPIMPQQQFANKPKVNPVNPALLNSVRQRDPRLARQMQPQSSHPAAPARNDPRLEAKSSSSSTQKSSRSRSKSPVRNSSSRSGKSGSGSSHHSSSSSRKRSESKSSTASSSSSGSEVRHKSGSNSSSSSNQSPVKRSGKHSSKEPSDRYVRNGSPTGSSKRKSSSPSSSPSKSKRSASHKSSSSSSRGKPSSSGRSRSRSPVFMDVDLRGKSPETKAAVAQVAASSAAAAPKASNDLEKPAASSVRQPSPSPSSSSVSSQGNVSDALQLSINKLLQVQGGASGAAEKRPADDLPPEMGDEEQPPQQKRSKSTKLDALFGSEDVDLRREIPAVKPGVIVVEDDSMDNCDVSKPTKKSGSPPKRATFSDVRAKLANSARQENKMGKSDKAKDQAVSQRIKQLAELKANDDSQEAHDEKVRTILSQAQEMYENHGMNQEQYKDLVQNLVNETSKKKDARRRDDDLERNAARDAVLRKRIPKLKGNENHSSGSPRSDGSPRYEDQPVVPAPEKPSVKRDKTKRDIKRRKPSKWGDQVDPGVAQRNAWQLANANNNNNNNNINNIKRVGIQMPVQQPQQPGFRGMPWQQPPAMVMAQSAVPPPPQPPSMMGLPPVPPVTMTKAINSLDNPMADVVRSITIDGGSKEIRFYNQVAIIFMDGDQPHEIGFQPGQRVILIDHNEPLPLCFNDDYKPFQLDGQLHRIRFGFPSRELYIDDHWYEIYFGGPPVSLPIGNKMHVIKAEGPPPNVDIGRVRRDLVVGKINMIVDAHNIVPLFLDARQQTFQLGAEQHSLQFVDSFQYALLDGQLQKIEYGGLPKGMTLNGGRSCFIRFGTLPKGVIAGRTHVADMVYIKTEAPAEPPKPPPMIVRQPPVVEQPKQAPAAAAVAPISLPAAAAALESLNINDLFQKLVSSGIIGGAAAVPAADSSASKKEETIPASEPSTAKATAAAAPVPAPVPAEPIKRIDLHKPETIKTRQSAVVATLYLGMQCSSCGVRFPPEQTIKYSQHLDWHFRQNRRERDSTRKATSRRWYYDLNDWRQYEEIEDVEEREKNFLEAQGQPGGIEALEELSQQRSLDSPVPTCAAGTDDVDHCCDMCHEKFEQFYNEELEEWHLRSAIRVEDKIYHPLCYEDYKASLNPPAEVKSDKDVDMNNTDDNAMDTLIKVEDDDDEEGAVKPSQSIIDDDDDDVIVLPNEEPSVTEIVDDDDEDEYVPGNVTRADMGNESQDKPESSSETKEQEKEKEQPQSESANESDVEIQEPNIPFTDLDTYVEKEMDEATRAALLNVKIKEEPKDEYEDDEDDGFEDVGTVVSLLPLPEDEISIHSSETQTHTIGSSASPATIERPASVTSLSLPANEAEDEVAEQADASVAAVVDSEAELNGERQESTHNLSAVGPALPLASIVNKIKINITKNTSSNSHNSASNATTTTDSQVSAISVIGGSGGGGGDAAAGGDSAQQQVNAIQTISTIPVLCGGNTFVPKIATSTPSSSVISSISVIGSSYGGSSNSSSTSASASLPAETTASRKSPTPPPPAVAAEPDPEPVVEMKPALRNATLKRTKKVQNGIETSGLCSIM; translated from the exons ATGGATCAGCTATTTCAGAGCTGCCGCGACGATGAGCGGAGGATCGGCGAGGAGTACCTGTCCAGCCTGCAGGACCtcaactgcaacagcaagcCGCTCATCAACATGCTCACCATGCTCGCCGAGGAGAACATCAACTACGCCCATATCATTGTCAAAGTGGTGGAATATTACATCAGCCAg GTGCCGCCCGAATTTAAATTGCCCATACTATATTTAATTGATTCGATAGTAAAGAATGTGAAAAGCAGCTACGTCCAATTGTTTGGGCAATGCATAGTCAACATATTCCTGCACGCCTTTGAGTCG GTTCAGCACTCACAGTCGCAGCTTTTGGAAAAGGTGCGGGAACGCATGTACGCCCTGCGACAGACCTGGAACGAGGTCTTCCCGCCCTCCAAGATGTACGCCCTGGATGTGAAGGTGAAGCAGCTGGATAACAACTGGCCCATCACCGCCAAACAGCCGGCTAAAAAGATCCACGTCAATCCGGCCATTCATGTGAACCCGGACTTTCTAAAACCG GGTATGGTGCCCGTGATGCCCGTCAATCCCACACTGCCCAGCGACATGGAGGAGATACTGCAGGCCAAGACTCGCGAACTGCTGGAGCTTAAGAAGCGCAAACTGGAACTTGAGCTGGAGCAGACCAAGAAGCATTTAGAGGAGCAGGAGCGCCAGCTAAACCAGGCCACTGACGCCATGGCTGTTGGTAGCGGGGCCATGCCTGCTCCGCACGCAGCTGCTATTCGTCCGCCCATCATGGATCCCGGGCTGGCAATGCGCAATCAACGCGCACCGGGCAATGCTGGTCCCATAATGCCACAGCAG CAATTTGCCAACAAGCCAAAGGTCAATCCCGTCAATCCGGCGCTCTTAAATTCAGTACGCCAACGAGATCCGCGACTGGCGCGTCAAATGCAGCCGCAGTCCTCACATCCGGCCGCGCCAGCTCGCAACGATCCCCGCCTGGAGGCCAAGTCGTCGTCCAGCTCTACACAGAAATCTAGTCGATCGCGCAGCAAATCGCCAGtgcgcaacagcagcagtcgcTCGGGAAAGAGTGGAAGTGGAAGCTCTCATCACAGCAGCTCGTCGAGCCGCAAGCGCAGCGAGTCCAAGAGCTCCACtgcctcctcgtcctcgtcgggATCGGAAGTGCGGCACAAgagcggcagcaacagcagcagcagctccaacCAGTCGCCGGTGAAGCGAAGCGGCAAGCATTCGTCGAAGGAGCCGTCGGATCGCTATGTTCGCAATGGCTCGCCCACGGGATCTTCGAAGCGCAAGAGCAGTTCGCCGAGTAGTTCGCCCTCCAAGTCAAAGCGCAGTGCGTCCCACAAGTCGTCCTCATCTTCGTCGCGAGGAAAGCCATCTTCTTCGGGACGATCGCGCAGTCGATCGCCAGTCTTCATGGACGTTGATCTGCGCGGCAAGTCACCAGAGACCAAGGCGGCAGTAGCTCAGGTGGCCGCctcttcagcagcagcagcacctaAAGCATCAAATGATTTAGAGAAAC cagcagcatcatcagTCAGGCAGCCATCGCCCAGTCCCTCGTCCTCGTCCGTCTCCTCGCAGGGTAATGTATCCGATGCCCTGCAGCTGTCGATCAACAAGTTGCTCCAGGTGCAAGGTGGCGCCTCCGGTGCCGCCGAGAAGCGTCCCGCCGACGACCTGCCTCCGGAGATGGGCGACGAGGAGCAGCCGCCGCAGCAGAAGCGCAGCAAGTCAACCAAACTGGATGC TCTCTTTGGCAGTGAAGATGTGGACCTGCGCCGCGAGATTCCAGCTGTTAAGCCAGGAGTAATTGTTGTGGAAGACGACTCCATGGATAACTGCGATGTCAGCAAG CCAACGAAGAAATCTGGTTCGCCTCCAAAGAGGGCCACGTTTAGTGATGTGCGGGCCAAGTTGGCCAATTCAGCTAGACAGGAGAATAAAATGGGAAAGTCTG ACAAAGCAAAGGATCAAGCAGTATCACAGCGAATTAAGCAGCTTGCTGAGCTAAAAGCCAACGATGACTCGCAGGAGGCGCACGACGAGAAAGTTCGCACGATTCTCAGCCAGGCGCAGGAGATGTACGAGAATCACGGCATGAACCAGGAACAGTACAAGGATCTGGTCCAAAACCTGGTTAATGAGACCAGCAAGAAGAAGGATGCCCGGCGAAGGGATGATGATCTCGAGCGCAATGCAGCCAGGGATGCAGTGCTACGCAAACGCATTCCCAAGCTGAAGGGCAACGAAAATCATTCCTCTGGCTCGCCGCGCAGCGATGGTTCGCCTCGCTACGAGGATCAACCGGTGGTGCCTGCTCCAGAGAAGCCCTCCGTAAAGAGAGACAAGACCAAGCGGGACATTAAGCGTCGCAAGCCCAGCAAATGGGGTGATCAAGTGGATCCTGGTGTGGCACAACGCAATGCCTGGCAGTTGGCCAAtgcgaataataataataacaataacaatataaACAACATAAAACGCGTGGGGATCCAAATGCCCGTtcagcagccgcagcaacCTGGATTCCGTGGAATGCCTTGGCAACAGCCACCGGCCATGGTGATGGCCCAGTCGGCAGTTCCGCCGCCACCGCAACCGCCGTCGATGATGGGCCTTCCACCAGTTCCCCCGGTAACCATGACCAAGGCCATTAATTCCCTGGACAATCCCATGGCCGATGTGGTGCGCAGCATCACCATCGACGGAGGATCCAAGGAGATTCGCTTCTACAACCAAGTGGCCATCATCTTTATGGACGGCGATCAGCCGCATGAAATTGGTTTCCAGCCGGGCCAACGGGTGATCCTAATCGATCACAATGAACCGCTGCCGCTGTGCTTCAACGACGACTACAAGCCGTTCCAGTTGGACGGTCAGCTGCACCGCATCCGCTTCGGTTTCCCATCCCGCGAGCTCTACATCGACGATCACTGGTACGAGATCTACTTTGGTGGGCCGCCCGTATCCCTGCCCATTGGCAACAAGATGCATGTGATCAAGGCAGAGGGTCCGCCGCCCAATGTGGACATTGGTCGAGTGCGTCGCGATCTGGTTGTGGGcaagatcaatatgattgtgGATGCGCATAATATTGTGCCCCTCTTCCTGGACGCCAGGCAGCAGACCTTTCAGCTGGGCGCCGAACAGCATTCGCTGCAGTTTGTGGACAGTTTCCAGTACGCTCTGCTCGACGGACAGCTGCAGAAAATCGAATACGGTGGTTTGCCCAAGGGAATGACCCTAAATGGCGGACGCAGCTGCTTTATAAGATTTGGAACGCTGCCCAAAGGAGTCATTGCGGGCAGGACACATGTGGCCGATATGGTTTATATTAAGACTGAAGCTCCCGCAGAGCCACCCAAGCCGCCGCCGATGATTGTGAGACAACCGCCCGTGGTGGAGCAACCCAAACAGGCgcctgctgccgctgccgtaGCTCCAATTTCCCTGCCAGCAGCCGCCGCAGCTTTGGAGAGCTTAAACATCAATGATTTGTTCCAGAAGCTTGTTTCTTCGGGAATAAttggaggagctgctgctgtgcCCGCTGCAGATTCTTCGGCGTctaaaaaagaagaaactaTTCCTGCCAGCGAACCCTCAACTGCAaaagcaactgcagcagctgctcctgtTCCTGCTCCAGTGCCTGCTGAGCCCATCAAGCGCATCGATCTCCACAAGCCGGAAACCATCAAGACCCGCCAGTCTGCTGTGGTGGCCACTCTCTACCTGGGAATGCAGTGCAGCAGTTGTGGAGTGCGGTTCCCGCCAGAGCAGACCATCAAGTACAGCCAGCATTTGGATTGGCACTTCCGGCAGAACAGGAGGGAGCGGGATTCCACCAGGAAGGCCACCTCCCGCAGATGGTACTACGATCTCAACGACTGGCGGCAGTACGAGGAAATCGAAGATGTGGAGGAGCGAGAGAAGAATTTCCTCGAGGCGCAGGGACAGCCTGGCGGCATTGAGGCGCTCGAAGAGCTGTCGCAGCAACGCTCGCTGGATTCACCGGTGCCCACCTGTGCGGCTGGAACCGATGACGTGGATCACTGCTGCGACATGTGCCACGAGAAGTTCGAGCAGTTCTACAACGAAGAGCTCGAGGAGTGGCATCTGCGCAGCGCCATTCGTGTGGAGGATAAGATCTACCATCCGCTGTGCTACGAGGACTACAAGGCCTCGTTGAATCCGCCAGCGGAGGTTAAGTCTGATAAGGATGTGGACATGAACAACACCGATGATAATGCCATGGACACACTGATCAAAGTGGAGGACGACGATGATGAAGAAG gTGCCGTCAAACCATCGCAGTCTATTAtagatgacgatgacgacgatgTCATTGTGCTGCCCAACGAAGAGCCCAGTGTCACGGAAATCgtcgatgacgacgacgaggatgaATACGTTCCGGGCAATGTGACGCGAGCGGACATGGGCAACGAGTCGCAGGACAAGCCAGAGTCCAGTTCCGAGACAAAGGAGCAGGAGAAAGAGAAGGAACAGCCACAAAGCGAATCGGCCAATGAGTCGGATGTGGAGATCCAAGAGCCAAACATTCCCTTCACCGATCTGGACACCTATGTGGAGAAGGAGATGGATGAGGCCACCCGAGCGGCGCTGCTCAATGTGAAGATCAAGGAAGAGCCCAAGGACGAGTATGAGGATGACGAGGACGATGGCTTCGAGGATGTGGGCACTGTGGTGTCCCTCCTACCTTTGCCCGAGGACGAGATCTCCATACACAGCAGCG AAACTCAAACGCACACCATCGGCTCCTCGGCCTCGCCGGCCACCATCGAACGGCCCGCCTCGGTCACGTCGCTCTCCCTGCCCGCCAACGAAGCGGAGGACGAGGTGGCGGAGCAGGCAGATGCCTCAGTGGCCGCCGTGGTGGATTCAGAAGCGGAACTCAACGGAGAGCGGCAGGAGTCCACGCATAACCTGAGCGCAGTGGGTCCGGCGTTACCTTTGGCTAGCatagttaataaaataaagataaatatcACTAAGAATACGAGTAGTAATAGTCATAATAGTGCCTCCAACGCCACGACGACGACGGATTCGCAAGTCTCGGCCATCAGCGTCATCGGTGgatcaggaggaggaggaggagatgcCGCTGCTGGTGGAGATTCCGCGCAGCAGCAGGTGAACGCCATTCAGACCATTTCCACCATTCCAGTGCTGTGCGGCGGCAATACGTTTGTGCCCAAGATAGCCACCAGCACTCCATCCTCCAGCGTAATCAGCTCGATCTCGGTGATTGGCAGCAGTtacggcggcagcagcaacagcagtagCACCAGTGCATCTGCATCTTTGCCGGCGGAGACGACAGCTAGCCGGAAATCGCCCACCCCGCCGCCGCCTGCAGTCGCCGCTGAACCCGATCCGGAACCCGTCGTGGAGATGAAGCCGGCGCTGCGGAACGCCACGCTGAAGCGGACGAAGAAGGTGCAGAACGGCATCGAAACTTCGGGCCTGTGCTCGATCATGTAA
- the Pcf11 gene encoding pre-mRNA cleavage complex 2 protein Pcf11 isoform X5, whose product MDQLFQSCRDDERRIGEEYLSSLQDLNCNSKPLINMLTMLAEENINYAHIIVKVVEYYISQVPPEFKLPILYLIDSIVKNVKSSYVQLFGQCIVNIFLHAFESVQHSQSQLLEKVRERMYALRQTWNEVFPPSKMYALDVKVKQLDNNWPITAKQPAKKIHVNPAIHVNPDFLKPGMVPVMPVNPTLPSDMEEILQAKTRELLELKKRKLELELEQTKKHLEEQERQLNQATDAMAVGSGAMPAPHAAAIRPPIMDPGLAMRNQRAPGNAGPIMPQQQFANKPKVNPVNPALLNSVRQRDPRLARQMQPQSSHPAAPARNDPRLEAKSSSSSTQKSSRSRSKSPVRNSSSRSGKSGSGSSHHSSSSSRKRSESKSSTASSSSSGSEVRHKSGSNSSSSSNQSPVKRSGKHSSKEPSDRYVRNGSPTGSSKRKSSSPSSSPSKSKRSASHKSSSSSSRGKPSSSGRSRSRSPVFMDVDLRGKSPETKAAVAQVAASSAAAAPKASNDLEKPASSVRQPSPSPSSSSVSSQGNVSDALQLSINKLLQVQGGASGAAEKRPADDLPPEMGDEEQPPQQKRSKSTKLDALFGSEDVDLRREIPAVKPGVIVVEDDSMDNCDVSKPTKKSGSPPKRATFSDVRAKLANSARQENKMGKSDKAKDQAVSQRIKQLAELKANDDSQEAHDEKVRTILSQAQEMYENHGMNQEQYKDLVQNLVNETSKKKDARRRDDDLERNAARDAVLRKRIPKLKGNENHSSGSPRSDGSPRYEDQPVVPAPEKPSVKRDKTKRDIKRRKPSKWGDQVDPGVAQRNAWQLANANNNNNNNNINNIKRVGIQMPVQQPQQPGFRGMPWQQPPAMVMAQSAVPPPPQPPSMMGLPPVPPVTMTKAINSLDNPMADVVRSITIDGGSKEIRFYNQVAIIFMDGDQPHEIGFQPGQRVILIDHNEPLPLCFNDDYKPFQLDGQLHRIRFGFPSRELYIDDHWYEIYFGGPPVSLPIGNKMHVIKAEGPPPNVDIGRVRRDLVVGKINMIVDAHNIVPLFLDARQQTFQLGAEQHSLQFVDSFQYALLDGQLQKIEYGGLPKGMTLNGGRSCFIRFGTLPKGVIAGRTHVADMVYIKTEAPAEPPKPPPMIVRQPPVVEQPKQAPAAAAVAPISLPAAAAALESLNINDLFQKLVSSGIIGGAAAVPAADSSASKKEETIPASEPSTAKATAAAAPVPAPVPAEPIKRIDLHKPETIKTRQSAVVATLYLGMQCSSCGVRFPPEQTIKYSQHLDWHFRQNRRERDSTRKATSRRWYYDLNDWRQYEEIEDVEEREKNFLEAQGQPGGIEALEELSQQRSLDSPVPTCAAGTDDVDHCCDMCHEKFEQFYNEELEEWHLRSAIRVEDKIYHPLCYEDYKASLNPPAEVKSDKDVDMNNTDDNAMDTLIKVEDDDDEEGAVKPSQSIIDDDDDDVIVLPNEEPSVTEIVDDDDEDEYVPGNVTRADMGNESQDKPESSSETKEQEKEKEQPQSESANESDVEIQEPNIPFTDLDTYVEKEMDEATRAALLNVKIKEEPKDEYEDDEDDGFEDVGTVVSLLPLPEDEISIHSSETQTHTIGSSASPATIERPASVTSLSLPANEAEDEVAEQADASVAAVVDSEAELNGERQESTHNLSAVGPALPLASIVNKIKINITKNTSSNSHNSASNATTTTDSQVSAISVIGGSGGGGGDAAAGGDSAQQQVNAIQTISTIPVLCGGNTFVPKIATSTPSSSVISSISVIGSSYGGSSNSSSTSASASLPAETTASRKSPTPPPPAVAAEPDPEPVVEMKPALRNATLKRTKKVQNGIETSGLCSIM is encoded by the exons ATGGATCAGCTATTTCAGAGCTGCCGCGACGATGAGCGGAGGATCGGCGAGGAGTACCTGTCCAGCCTGCAGGACCtcaactgcaacagcaagcCGCTCATCAACATGCTCACCATGCTCGCCGAGGAGAACATCAACTACGCCCATATCATTGTCAAAGTGGTGGAATATTACATCAGCCAg GTGCCGCCCGAATTTAAATTGCCCATACTATATTTAATTGATTCGATAGTAAAGAATGTGAAAAGCAGCTACGTCCAATTGTTTGGGCAATGCATAGTCAACATATTCCTGCACGCCTTTGAGTCG GTTCAGCACTCACAGTCGCAGCTTTTGGAAAAGGTGCGGGAACGCATGTACGCCCTGCGACAGACCTGGAACGAGGTCTTCCCGCCCTCCAAGATGTACGCCCTGGATGTGAAGGTGAAGCAGCTGGATAACAACTGGCCCATCACCGCCAAACAGCCGGCTAAAAAGATCCACGTCAATCCGGCCATTCATGTGAACCCGGACTTTCTAAAACCG GGTATGGTGCCCGTGATGCCCGTCAATCCCACACTGCCCAGCGACATGGAGGAGATACTGCAGGCCAAGACTCGCGAACTGCTGGAGCTTAAGAAGCGCAAACTGGAACTTGAGCTGGAGCAGACCAAGAAGCATTTAGAGGAGCAGGAGCGCCAGCTAAACCAGGCCACTGACGCCATGGCTGTTGGTAGCGGGGCCATGCCTGCTCCGCACGCAGCTGCTATTCGTCCGCCCATCATGGATCCCGGGCTGGCAATGCGCAATCAACGCGCACCGGGCAATGCTGGTCCCATAATGCCACAGCAG CAATTTGCCAACAAGCCAAAGGTCAATCCCGTCAATCCGGCGCTCTTAAATTCAGTACGCCAACGAGATCCGCGACTGGCGCGTCAAATGCAGCCGCAGTCCTCACATCCGGCCGCGCCAGCTCGCAACGATCCCCGCCTGGAGGCCAAGTCGTCGTCCAGCTCTACACAGAAATCTAGTCGATCGCGCAGCAAATCGCCAGtgcgcaacagcagcagtcgcTCGGGAAAGAGTGGAAGTGGAAGCTCTCATCACAGCAGCTCGTCGAGCCGCAAGCGCAGCGAGTCCAAGAGCTCCACtgcctcctcgtcctcgtcgggATCGGAAGTGCGGCACAAgagcggcagcaacagcagcagcagctccaacCAGTCGCCGGTGAAGCGAAGCGGCAAGCATTCGTCGAAGGAGCCGTCGGATCGCTATGTTCGCAATGGCTCGCCCACGGGATCTTCGAAGCGCAAGAGCAGTTCGCCGAGTAGTTCGCCCTCCAAGTCAAAGCGCAGTGCGTCCCACAAGTCGTCCTCATCTTCGTCGCGAGGAAAGCCATCTTCTTCGGGACGATCGCGCAGTCGATCGCCAGTCTTCATGGACGTTGATCTGCGCGGCAAGTCACCAGAGACCAAGGCGGCAGTAGCTCAGGTGGCCGCctcttcagcagcagcagcacctaAAGCATCAAATGATTTAGAGAAAC cagcatcatcagTCAGGCAGCCATCGCCCAGTCCCTCGTCCTCGTCCGTCTCCTCGCAGGGTAATGTATCCGATGCCCTGCAGCTGTCGATCAACAAGTTGCTCCAGGTGCAAGGTGGCGCCTCCGGTGCCGCCGAGAAGCGTCCCGCCGACGACCTGCCTCCGGAGATGGGCGACGAGGAGCAGCCGCCGCAGCAGAAGCGCAGCAAGTCAACCAAACTGGATGC TCTCTTTGGCAGTGAAGATGTGGACCTGCGCCGCGAGATTCCAGCTGTTAAGCCAGGAGTAATTGTTGTGGAAGACGACTCCATGGATAACTGCGATGTCAGCAAG CCAACGAAGAAATCTGGTTCGCCTCCAAAGAGGGCCACGTTTAGTGATGTGCGGGCCAAGTTGGCCAATTCAGCTAGACAGGAGAATAAAATGGGAAAGTCTG ACAAAGCAAAGGATCAAGCAGTATCACAGCGAATTAAGCAGCTTGCTGAGCTAAAAGCCAACGATGACTCGCAGGAGGCGCACGACGAGAAAGTTCGCACGATTCTCAGCCAGGCGCAGGAGATGTACGAGAATCACGGCATGAACCAGGAACAGTACAAGGATCTGGTCCAAAACCTGGTTAATGAGACCAGCAAGAAGAAGGATGCCCGGCGAAGGGATGATGATCTCGAGCGCAATGCAGCCAGGGATGCAGTGCTACGCAAACGCATTCCCAAGCTGAAGGGCAACGAAAATCATTCCTCTGGCTCGCCGCGCAGCGATGGTTCGCCTCGCTACGAGGATCAACCGGTGGTGCCTGCTCCAGAGAAGCCCTCCGTAAAGAGAGACAAGACCAAGCGGGACATTAAGCGTCGCAAGCCCAGCAAATGGGGTGATCAAGTGGATCCTGGTGTGGCACAACGCAATGCCTGGCAGTTGGCCAAtgcgaataataataataacaataacaatataaACAACATAAAACGCGTGGGGATCCAAATGCCCGTtcagcagccgcagcaacCTGGATTCCGTGGAATGCCTTGGCAACAGCCACCGGCCATGGTGATGGCCCAGTCGGCAGTTCCGCCGCCACCGCAACCGCCGTCGATGATGGGCCTTCCACCAGTTCCCCCGGTAACCATGACCAAGGCCATTAATTCCCTGGACAATCCCATGGCCGATGTGGTGCGCAGCATCACCATCGACGGAGGATCCAAGGAGATTCGCTTCTACAACCAAGTGGCCATCATCTTTATGGACGGCGATCAGCCGCATGAAATTGGTTTCCAGCCGGGCCAACGGGTGATCCTAATCGATCACAATGAACCGCTGCCGCTGTGCTTCAACGACGACTACAAGCCGTTCCAGTTGGACGGTCAGCTGCACCGCATCCGCTTCGGTTTCCCATCCCGCGAGCTCTACATCGACGATCACTGGTACGAGATCTACTTTGGTGGGCCGCCCGTATCCCTGCCCATTGGCAACAAGATGCATGTGATCAAGGCAGAGGGTCCGCCGCCCAATGTGGACATTGGTCGAGTGCGTCGCGATCTGGTTGTGGGcaagatcaatatgattgtgGATGCGCATAATATTGTGCCCCTCTTCCTGGACGCCAGGCAGCAGACCTTTCAGCTGGGCGCCGAACAGCATTCGCTGCAGTTTGTGGACAGTTTCCAGTACGCTCTGCTCGACGGACAGCTGCAGAAAATCGAATACGGTGGTTTGCCCAAGGGAATGACCCTAAATGGCGGACGCAGCTGCTTTATAAGATTTGGAACGCTGCCCAAAGGAGTCATTGCGGGCAGGACACATGTGGCCGATATGGTTTATATTAAGACTGAAGCTCCCGCAGAGCCACCCAAGCCGCCGCCGATGATTGTGAGACAACCGCCCGTGGTGGAGCAACCCAAACAGGCgcctgctgccgctgccgtaGCTCCAATTTCCCTGCCAGCAGCCGCCGCAGCTTTGGAGAGCTTAAACATCAATGATTTGTTCCAGAAGCTTGTTTCTTCGGGAATAAttggaggagctgctgctgtgcCCGCTGCAGATTCTTCGGCGTctaaaaaagaagaaactaTTCCTGCCAGCGAACCCTCAACTGCAaaagcaactgcagcagctgctcctgtTCCTGCTCCAGTGCCTGCTGAGCCCATCAAGCGCATCGATCTCCACAAGCCGGAAACCATCAAGACCCGCCAGTCTGCTGTGGTGGCCACTCTCTACCTGGGAATGCAGTGCAGCAGTTGTGGAGTGCGGTTCCCGCCAGAGCAGACCATCAAGTACAGCCAGCATTTGGATTGGCACTTCCGGCAGAACAGGAGGGAGCGGGATTCCACCAGGAAGGCCACCTCCCGCAGATGGTACTACGATCTCAACGACTGGCGGCAGTACGAGGAAATCGAAGATGTGGAGGAGCGAGAGAAGAATTTCCTCGAGGCGCAGGGACAGCCTGGCGGCATTGAGGCGCTCGAAGAGCTGTCGCAGCAACGCTCGCTGGATTCACCGGTGCCCACCTGTGCGGCTGGAACCGATGACGTGGATCACTGCTGCGACATGTGCCACGAGAAGTTCGAGCAGTTCTACAACGAAGAGCTCGAGGAGTGGCATCTGCGCAGCGCCATTCGTGTGGAGGATAAGATCTACCATCCGCTGTGCTACGAGGACTACAAGGCCTCGTTGAATCCGCCAGCGGAGGTTAAGTCTGATAAGGATGTGGACATGAACAACACCGATGATAATGCCATGGACACACTGATCAAAGTGGAGGACGACGATGATGAAGAAG gTGCCGTCAAACCATCGCAGTCTATTAtagatgacgatgacgacgatgTCATTGTGCTGCCCAACGAAGAGCCCAGTGTCACGGAAATCgtcgatgacgacgacgaggatgaATACGTTCCGGGCAATGTGACGCGAGCGGACATGGGCAACGAGTCGCAGGACAAGCCAGAGTCCAGTTCCGAGACAAAGGAGCAGGAGAAAGAGAAGGAACAGCCACAAAGCGAATCGGCCAATGAGTCGGATGTGGAGATCCAAGAGCCAAACATTCCCTTCACCGATCTGGACACCTATGTGGAGAAGGAGATGGATGAGGCCACCCGAGCGGCGCTGCTCAATGTGAAGATCAAGGAAGAGCCCAAGGACGAGTATGAGGATGACGAGGACGATGGCTTCGAGGATGTGGGCACTGTGGTGTCCCTCCTACCTTTGCCCGAGGACGAGATCTCCATACACAGCAGCG AAACTCAAACGCACACCATCGGCTCCTCGGCCTCGCCGGCCACCATCGAACGGCCCGCCTCGGTCACGTCGCTCTCCCTGCCCGCCAACGAAGCGGAGGACGAGGTGGCGGAGCAGGCAGATGCCTCAGTGGCCGCCGTGGTGGATTCAGAAGCGGAACTCAACGGAGAGCGGCAGGAGTCCACGCATAACCTGAGCGCAGTGGGTCCGGCGTTACCTTTGGCTAGCatagttaataaaataaagataaatatcACTAAGAATACGAGTAGTAATAGTCATAATAGTGCCTCCAACGCCACGACGACGACGGATTCGCAAGTCTCGGCCATCAGCGTCATCGGTGgatcaggaggaggaggaggagatgcCGCTGCTGGTGGAGATTCCGCGCAGCAGCAGGTGAACGCCATTCAGACCATTTCCACCATTCCAGTGCTGTGCGGCGGCAATACGTTTGTGCCCAAGATAGCCACCAGCACTCCATCCTCCAGCGTAATCAGCTCGATCTCGGTGATTGGCAGCAGTtacggcggcagcagcaacagcagtagCACCAGTGCATCTGCATCTTTGCCGGCGGAGACGACAGCTAGCCGGAAATCGCCCACCCCGCCGCCGCCTGCAGTCGCCGCTGAACCCGATCCGGAACCCGTCGTGGAGATGAAGCCGGCGCTGCGGAACGCCACGCTGAAGCGGACGAAGAAGGTGCAGAACGGCATCGAAACTTCGGGCCTGTGCTCGATCATGTAA